A part of Candidatus Dependentiae bacterium genomic DNA contains:
- a CDS encoding NfeD family protein translates to MILTPFYLWTLIGIVLILLELCSPGLFVCLAFGISGLSTGLLSFLFKDFSWHQEFFVIYGAIIFFVLKLKIEHFNYSHKQNPHITSNIQSLIGKQAHLEQPLSPGECGYAYVEKELWSCKNNSQTILTNDVGVIVVNIQGNTLILKSKELS, encoded by the coding sequence ATGATTTTAACACCTTTTTATCTTTGGACACTTATCGGCATAGTTCTTATTCTTCTAGAATTATGTTCGCCTGGCCTTTTTGTTTGTTTAGCTTTTGGAATCAGCGGACTTTCAACTGGATTGCTATCATTTTTATTCAAAGATTTCTCATGGCATCAGGAATTTTTCGTTATCTATGGAGCGATTATCTTCTTTGTATTAAAGCTTAAAATCGAACATTTTAACTATTCTCACAAGCAAAACCCTCATATCACAAGCAATATACAATCGCTGATTGGAAAACAAGCACACCTGGAACAACCGCTCAGTCCTGGCGAATGCGGCTATGCATATGTAGAAAAAGAACTCTGGAGCTGTAAAAACAATAGTCAAACTATTTTAACTAACGACGTTGGTGTAATCGTTGTAAATATTCAAGGAAATACGCTTATTCTTAAATCAAAGGAACTCTCATGA
- a CDS encoding SPFH/Band 7/PHB domain protein, with amino-acid sequence MSILLDFGFLAFITTFILFIIIKGTYQVSQAEVIVIERFGKFHSILDSGIHFTVPFMDAPRIVHWTFFKQEANSKRYYSYIQSDYRIDLRETTYDFPRQNVITKDNVTMEINALLYYQITDPVRAVYEINNLSLAIEKLTQTTLRDVIGYMDLDETLISREAINHKLRIRLDEATDKWGVKINRVELQEINPPHDIQVAMEKQMKAERDRRAHILEAEGLKRAQILEAEGYRQSKLERAEGEAQAQLALARAEAEAKLLLAKAEADSINFIKQSLPDANPANYVIATKYIKAFSEAMADSKGKTIVVPYEAAGFAGATTALREILNTNIQK; translated from the coding sequence ATGAGCATTTTATTAGATTTTGGCTTTTTAGCCTTCATCACAACTTTTATTTTGTTTATCATCATCAAAGGAACGTATCAAGTTTCACAGGCTGAAGTAATAGTTATTGAACGTTTTGGTAAATTTCACTCTATTTTGGACTCAGGAATTCATTTCACTGTGCCATTTATGGACGCGCCACGCATAGTACACTGGACGTTTTTTAAGCAAGAAGCCAATTCAAAGCGATATTACAGTTATATTCAGTCGGATTATCGTATCGATCTACGAGAAACAACGTATGATTTCCCTCGCCAAAATGTAATCACCAAAGATAACGTCACAATGGAAATTAATGCACTTTTGTACTATCAAATTACCGATCCTGTGCGTGCTGTTTACGAAATTAACAACTTGTCTCTGGCAATTGAAAAGCTCACACAAACAACACTTCGTGATGTGATCGGATACATGGATCTTGATGAAACACTCATTTCTCGAGAAGCAATTAATCATAAATTACGCATCAGACTTGATGAAGCAACTGACAAGTGGGGCGTAAAAATTAACCGCGTTGAACTACAAGAAATTAACCCTCCACACGACATTCAAGTTGCCATGGAAAAACAAATGAAAGCCGAACGTGACCGTCGAGCACATATCCTTGAAGCTGAAGGTCTTAAAAGAGCTCAGATTCTTGAGGCAGAAGGTTATCGCCAATCCAAACTTGAACGCGCAGAAGGTGAAGCTCAAGCTCAACTTGCACTCGCTCGAGCAGAAGCAGAAGCAAAGCTCCTTCTTGCAAAAGCAGAAGCTGATTCTATCAACTTCATCAAACAAAGTCTGCCCGATGCCAATCCTGCAAACTATGTTATTGCAACTAAGTACATAAAAGCATTTTCTGAAGCGATGGCCGATTCTAAAGGAAAAACAATTGTTGTTCCATACGAAGCTGCAGGGTTTGCAGGTGCAACAACCGCGCTCAGAGAAATCTTAAATACGAACATTCAAAAATAA
- the uvrC gene encoding excinuclease ABC subunit C, producing MNEFIKNQINKLPHTPGVYFFKTSQTEMLYIGKAKDLRNRCSSYLQPKADDLKGLTIDQTATHFEFKETSSELEALLLEAELIQHHRPPLNVLLKDGQPFLYFLITTETVPRLILTRTKKLKGSYFGPFIEKSQARSLHAFLLKTFRLETCSRKMPHGCLRYHMGICAGTCKPDFDLTEYKKRLDLIKNLFVSGNKKLFAEIDSLIESHNEKMEFEVSKKLVDAKMQLTSFLAHKTSILNWRNSLEELTSRHIWIKHKNHVYLLEEKKLKFSITYTFLADSDEPIDTFMSTYYQQYQPPRELMCNQELENKLLISQFLKTRWNQPQETLFIDAHSHHLDHIMSLALLEVANKAQTKNDSAKDLKQFLNLNFEPHVIDCFDISHLQGTNIVASCVRFVDGVPFKNGCRKFIIQSLTNQNDYAALQEAVSRRYKNQNELPDLILIDGGKGQLNAVRAVFDLVHLASIAKREERIFSDTLPTEGKLVNRKSKGGKTLMAIRDYAHHFAISFQRSRRSN from the coding sequence ATGAATGAATTTATTAAAAACCAAATTAATAAACTCCCCCACACTCCTGGTGTTTATTTTTTCAAAACCAGTCAAACAGAAATGCTTTACATCGGAAAAGCCAAAGATCTGCGCAATCGATGTTCATCATACCTACAGCCTAAGGCCGATGATCTAAAAGGCTTAACTATCGACCAAACAGCAACTCATTTTGAATTCAAGGAAACATCTTCAGAACTTGAAGCGCTCTTACTCGAAGCCGAACTTATTCAACACCATCGTCCACCCCTGAATGTATTACTCAAAGATGGACAACCCTTTCTCTATTTTCTCATAACAACCGAGACCGTCCCACGACTTATTCTTACCAGGACAAAAAAACTTAAAGGCTCATACTTTGGGCCGTTTATCGAAAAATCACAAGCTCGATCTTTGCATGCATTTTTACTCAAAACATTCAGACTCGAAACATGCTCGCGCAAAATGCCACACGGCTGCTTGCGATACCACATGGGGATTTGCGCCGGCACCTGCAAGCCAGATTTTGATCTTACTGAATACAAAAAAAGGCTAGATTTGATTAAAAATCTGTTTGTCAGCGGCAATAAAAAGCTCTTTGCAGAAATTGATTCTCTCATCGAATCTCATAACGAAAAAATGGAATTTGAAGTATCAAAAAAACTAGTCGACGCAAAGATGCAACTTACAAGTTTTCTCGCACACAAAACATCAATTCTCAACTGGCGAAACTCGCTCGAAGAATTGACCTCTCGTCACATTTGGATTAAGCATAAAAATCATGTCTACTTGCTTGAAGAGAAAAAATTAAAATTCAGCATAACGTACACTTTTTTGGCAGATTCAGATGAACCAATCGATACCTTTATGAGCACCTACTACCAACAATATCAACCACCTCGCGAACTCATGTGTAACCAAGAGCTAGAAAATAAATTATTAATTTCTCAATTTTTAAAAACACGATGGAATCAGCCTCAAGAAACACTTTTTATTGATGCACACTCACACCACCTTGACCACATCATGTCACTAGCCCTTCTTGAAGTTGCCAATAAAGCTCAAACAAAAAACGATTCCGCTAAAGATCTTAAACAATTTTTAAATCTCAATTTCGAACCACATGTAATCGACTGTTTTGATATTTCACACCTGCAGGGAACTAATATTGTTGCCTCCTGTGTGCGGTTTGTAGATGGCGTTCCCTTCAAAAATGGCTGCCGAAAATTTATTATTCAATCTTTGACCAACCAAAATGACTACGCAGCACTCCAGGAAGCAGTCTCACGCAGATACAAGAACCAAAATGAATTACCAGATCTTATCCTCATCGATGGAGGCAAGGGACAACTTAATGCGGTGAGGGCCGTTTTTGATCTTGTACATCTTGCAAGTATTGCAAAGCGCGAAGAGCGCATCTTTTCAGACACGCTCCCCACAGAAGGAAAACTCGTAAATCGTAAAAGCAAGGGGGGCAAAACCCTTATGGCCATTCGTGATTATGCTCACCATTTTGCTATTTCGTTTCAACGCAGCCGAAGATCAAATTAA
- a CDS encoding tRNA-binding protein, which yields MAIISYEDFEKVELRSGTVLKAEVNERARKPAYKIWVDFGAVFGVLQTSAQVTAHYTPETLVGRKVIGCVNLGEKNIAGFVSQFLLVGFADDSGAICLAGVDERVMNGQKLH from the coding sequence ATGGCAATTATTTCATATGAAGATTTTGAAAAAGTAGAGCTTCGATCGGGCACAGTACTCAAAGCTGAAGTCAATGAGCGAGCGCGCAAACCTGCATATAAAATCTGGGTTGATTTTGGAGCAGTGTTTGGAGTTTTGCAGACATCAGCACAAGTTACTGCCCATTATACCCCAGAGACTCTTGTCGGACGCAAAGTGATCGGTTGTGTGAACCTTGGAGAGAAAAATATTGCGGGATTTGTTTCCCAGTTTTTACTTGTTGGTTTTGCGGATGATTCTGGGGCTATTTGTCTTGCTGGTGTTGATGAACGAGTTATGAATGGTCAAAAGTTGCACTAA
- a CDS encoding amino acid ABC transporter substrate-binding protein: MKTKIQFSFLLFIALILVFLYIKHRPHSSLDTGHQTIILGISADNPPFTFFKDDRFQGFEVDVAQEIASRLGYSLEIKDLDFSGLIPAVKNNVIDFSISSFNITPERKRNIDFSIPYYESMPTVIGNDSYKTEVDLQGITVGVQLGSVWETFAKQLAQTNPTLTVSGFHRINQMVQELSQETINAILIDAEVAKKIAKNNPKWTLSTLKSASENNQYGIIFKPNSPLVESFNNTLQEMKTDGMLNKLTEKWFTVSEQ; encoded by the coding sequence ATGAAAACCAAGATTCAATTTAGTTTTTTGCTATTTATAGCTCTTATTCTTGTCTTTTTGTACATCAAACATCGACCGCATTCTTCTCTGGACACAGGTCACCAAACCATTATTCTTGGAATTTCTGCAGACAATCCACCGTTTACGTTTTTCAAAGACGATCGTTTTCAAGGATTTGAAGTCGATGTTGCACAAGAAATCGCTTCCCGACTTGGATACAGCCTTGAAATCAAAGATCTTGATTTTAGCGGACTTATCCCCGCAGTAAAAAACAACGTCATAGATTTTTCTATTTCAAGCTTTAACATCACGCCAGAACGAAAACGTAACATTGATTTTTCTATTCCATACTACGAAAGCATGCCAACGGTTATCGGAAATGATTCTTACAAAACAGAAGTCGACCTTCAGGGCATCACCGTTGGCGTTCAACTCGGATCTGTTTGGGAGACTTTTGCAAAACAACTTGCTCAAACAAATCCAACCCTCACCGTATCTGGTTTCCATCGCATTAACCAAATGGTACAAGAGCTCTCTCAAGAAACAATAAATGCCATTTTAATCGATGCTGAAGTTGCAAAAAAAATCGCCAAAAACAATCCAAAATGGACCTTAAGCACCCTTAAATCAGCGAGCGAAAATAACCAGTATGGAATTATCTTCAAACCAAACTCTCCACTCGTTGAAAGCTTTAATAATACACTTCAAGAAATGAAAACCGATGGAATGCTCAATAAACTTACAGAAAAATGGTTTACTGTATCCGAACAATAA